A stretch of the Lactuca sativa cultivar Salinas chromosome 9, Lsat_Salinas_v11, whole genome shotgun sequence genome encodes the following:
- the LOC111899024 gene encoding probable inactive receptor kinase At2g26730, translating to MKTKSKIMGFSKFFVLPFFASIMLHNYIVIHALENAEIVIGFTEDERNALLALKDGLRSTFLDDQWQSFDCFDHWYGVNCSDNRVVGVTLENLDIYGEIKLDAFFNLTSLSVLSFKNNSLSGELMDFSRNIDLTYLDLSNNHFNGVISPSLVDLVLLQSLNLQDNRLSGAIPWFDQSSLKELNLSNNNLSGPIPDTKKLQSFNSSSYDHNLFLCGPPSSTPCSFTSPATNNSGKPEKSGIVVILIIVNILGLLVLLFLLLLFYKKNKQLNQKIIEKKEKDEEKAVEEVEVETSSKMMDRHENGGKEDEGKLEFVDGVAEFELGDLMKASAESLGKGNFGNTYRARLEDGRNVIVKRLRDLKPLSNDEFMKMMKEIAAQKHPNLTPILAYYFSKNEKLLVQKFITNGNLFNHIHGGRGTTDRIPFRWSARLAVARGVARALEYLHMSPNSQSQTLVPHGNLKSSNVLIDENNMVLVSDYGFTSIISNTIAVQRMFAFKSPEFLTSKRVSKKSDVWSYGSLVMELLTGRLSVQSAPQDENAVDLCNWVHRAVREEWTAEIFDLEIMGQRSATHGMLKLLQLAVRCCDKSPEKRPEMSEVVREVESIKIPNADSESEEDMSGDGDRSLTDDSMSATPSR from the exons ATGAAAACCAAATCCAAAATCAtgggtttttcaaagtttttcgTGTTACCCTTTTTTGCATCCATTATGCTACACAATTATATTGTCATTCATGCCCTTGAAAATGCCGAGATTGTCATAGGTTTCACTGAAGATGAAAGAAATGCTCTTTTGGCACTCAAAGATGGTTTACGTAGCACTTTTCTTGATGACCAATGGCAAAGCTTTGATTGTTTTGATCATTGGTATGGAGTCAATTGTAGTGACAATAGAGTCGTTGGTGTAACCCTTGAGAATCTTGACATCTATGGCGAAATCAAGCTTGATGCTTTTTTCAATCTCACTTCGTTATCAGTTTTAAGCTTCAAGAACAACTCATTATCTGGTGAACTAATGGATTTTTCAAGAAACATAGATCTCACATACCTTGACTTGTCTAACAACCATTTTAACGGCGTCATTTCACCTTCACTTGTCGATCTGGTTCTTCTACAATCATTGAATCTTCAAGATAATAGGTTGTCTGGTGCAATTCCATGGTTTGATCAATCAAGTTTGAAAGAACTTAATCTCTCAAACAACAATCTCTCAGGGCCAATACCAGATACGAAAAAACTTCAATCGTTTAACTCATCTTCATACGATcataacttatttttatgtgGACCGCCTTCTTCTACACCCTGCAGCTTCACATCACCGGCGACTAATAATTCCGGTAAGCCGGAGAAGTCTGGAATTGTCGTGATTCTGATTATCGTGAATATTCTAGGGTTGTTGGTTCTTCTTTTTCTGTTGCTACTGTTCTACAAAAAGAACAAACAACTTAATCAAAAGATCatagagaagaaggagaaggatgaggaaaaggcgGTGGAGGAAGTGGAAGTGGAGACATCAAGTAAGATGATGGATCGCCATGAAAATGGGGGGAAGGAAGATGAAGGGAAGCTTGAATTCGTTGATGGGGTGGCGGAGTTTGAGCTTGGAGATCTGATGAAAGCGTCAGCGGAGAGTTTGGGGAAAGGGAACTTCGGGAACACGTATCGAGCTCGATTAGAAGATGGTCGGAATGTGATTGTGAAGAGGCTGAGGGATTTGAAGCCATTAAGCAACGATGAATTCATGAAGATGATGAAAGAGATTGCAGCTCAGAAACACCCGAATTTGACGCCAATTCTTGCTTATTATTTCTCCAAAAACGAGAAGTTGTTGGTGCAGAAATTCATAACTAACGGGAATCTTTTCAATCATATCCATG gaGGAAGAGGGACGACTGATCGAATTCCATTCCGATGGAGTGCAAGGTTAGCCGTCGCACGAGGAGTAGCTCGAGCCTTGGAATACTTACACATGAGCCCTAATTCCCAATCCCAAACCCTAGTTCCTCATGGCAATCTCAAATCATCCAATGTTCTCATCGATGAGAACAACATGGTTCTAGTTTCCGACTACGGTTTCACCTCAATCATCTCAAACACAATCGCCGTTCAACGGATGTTTGCCTTCAAATCTCCGGAATTCCTAACCTCCAAACGGGTCTCAAAGAAATCCGACGTATGGAGCTACGGGAGCCTAGTAATGGAGCTTCTAACAGGGAGACTTAGTGTCCAATCGGCTCCACAAGACGAGAACGCCGTGGATCTCTGCAATTGGGTTCACCGTGCTGTTCGTGAAGAATGGACAGCTGAGATCTTTGATctggaaatcatgggacaaagAAGTGCGACTCATGGGATGTTGAAATTGTTGCAATTAGCTGTTCGTTGTTGTGATAAATCGCCGGAAAAGCGGCCGGAGATGAGCGAGGTAGTAAGAGAAGTCGAGAGCATTAAGATCCCTAATGCTGATTCGGAAAGTGAAGAAGATATGTCTGGTGATGGTGATCGTTCGTTGACAGACGATTCCATGTCTGCAACTCCATCAAGATGA